Proteins encoded together in one Impatiens glandulifera chromosome 1, dImpGla2.1, whole genome shotgun sequence window:
- the LOC124942985 gene encoding eukaryotic translation initiation factor 5B-like, which produces MLPGLTDEQCFRRLKEMEETVMSLTNAETPSQAMDRYAIVRPRARLQKLTVRIQKLKERYIAGTPKANLQLLVLDKLEIKRGELNEEIEQIDAVHIQREKPHSPAHETDDGQNHSATPPLADPVINETDERAGTPLTGQLETDQPGVSEPGVTEERVKETKVKKVVRQTLLLAKKTRDDLVKAHDRITAIEADYRDETVLRNNHLRRTEELDEKTSGIVDDLDRLERETEQRLTEVTEDLVSSTLDRVKDLEKKNVSLEDRNDKLEADLKALTEHVAELINAKINADIAVEEANARAAKEVQDTLDEEARRAKEAPRLSEEEIAERERITETKYPGLARSIAAQAAEDAKRLNTERQRLDKFATAHKKKKAASSSSVPAKRKRKISKKAQVAGLLERITETVIDTEPNPGMHFEDEDEEHLEQRSTRQRVLQVVPISTGSQPQAEGSSSRPTEEEPIDDMMDGFRFSESE; this is translated from the exons AtgctaccgggcctaaccgacGAACAATGTTTCAGAAGGCTGAAGGAGATGGAAGAAACCGTCATGAGCCTCACAAACGCCGAAACTCCTAGCCAAGCCATGGACCGATACGCAATCGTGAGaccgcgtgctcggctacaaaaaCTAACGGTACGTATCCAAAAGCTGAAAGAAAGGTACATTGCGGGAACACCGAAGGCAAACTTACAGCTCTTGGTGTTGGATAAGCTCGAGATAAAGAGAGGAGAACTCAATGAAGAAATTGAGCAGATTGACGCGGTGCACATACAGCGAGAAAAACCGCATTCTCCAGCTCATGAAACCGATGACGGTCAGAATCATAGTGCAACACCTCCTCTGGCGGATCCGGTAATAAACGAAACCGACGAAAGGGCAGGGACTCCTCTCACCGGGCAACTTGAAACTGATCAACCTGGGGTTTCAGAACCGGGCGTCacagaagaaagggtcaa GGAGACAAAAGTCAAGAAAGTCGTGCGCCAAACACTCTTGCTCGCCAAAAAGACAAGGGATGATCTCGtaaaggcacatgaccggatcACAGCCATCGAAGCTGACTACCGGGACGAAACGGTCTTGCGCAACAATCATCTTCGGCGAACCGAGGAATTGGACGAAAAGACCTCAGGGATAGTGGATGACTTAGATCGGCTTGAAAGGGAAACCGAGCAACGACTCACAGAGGTCACTGAGGACCTAGTCAGCTCGACACTTGACAGGGTCAAAGATCTGGAAAAGAAGAATGTGAGCCTTGAGGACCGCAACgacaagcttgaagccgatcttAAGGCGCTAACCGAACATGTGGCTGAGCTGATAAATGCCAAGATCAATGCTGACATAGCGGTTGAAGAAGCCAACGCCAGAGCGGCTAAGGAAGTTCAGGATACGCTGGACGAAGAAGCGCGGAGGGCAAAGGAGGCACCGCGACTATCTGAAGAGGAAATAGCCGAGCGCGAACGAATCACAGAGACTAAGTATCCAGGACTTGCAAGGTCCatagccgctcaagctgcggaGGACGCAAAGCGGTTAAATACTGAAAGACAAAGACTTGATAAATTTGCAACCgctcacaagaagaaaaaggcagcttcttcctcttcggttccggcaaaacGAAAACGGAAAATATCAAAGAAGGCTCAGGTAGCCGGGCTGCTGGAAAGGATCACCGAAACGGTTATTGACACTGAACCGAACCCAGGTATGCACTTcgaggatgaagacgaagaGCATCTGGAGCAGCGTTCCACAAGACAACGAGTTTTACAAGTGGTTCCAATCAGCACGGGTAGTCAACCGCAAGCTGAAGGTTCATCGTCAAGACCGACTGAAGAAGAACCGATCGATGATATGATGGACGGCTTCAGATTCTCCGAATCAGAATAG